The Antedon mediterranea chromosome 7, ecAntMedi1.1, whole genome shotgun sequence genome has a segment encoding these proteins:
- the LOC140054680 gene encoding uncharacterized protein: MSLPFYSDIEKKMSAVNKDKERLKNLELFVLDISLRETTVATLKAHTIENKRAIYEEIKKCGFKYFIVESFNHQTRIGDLFLKELIAQGEDLSKAFAFSELWEKIVDKVPQPDIPIGMLKCKEFGIKNVFIEFDLMYYKIDYNKMNMDEVCKYLKKKIDWIRANISKDSLILLNFRDLSTTMMKYPERVRHVVNYLSSLPKEERILGLAFEDLGAVLPEQLGAWTLAIKKEMKRCGWKDGQLLFHQHEQWGLMHAANLEVLASGATGVWAGLCIEGAALGHADTCTAILNLIRLGNTKVLKQYNCKYLRKAAIRVTKAATGGKKPNPKQPIYGERATDLVFGFIFSDPTAQGGFNMADFFGMKQEVRITNMANADMVLMKLKDVFGEDPQFTLEMAGKMKEQMLKNVSDGRKEEYNSKVGLAMLFDQAGGKLTKEMADVIAEGTKNSSFINTLIDEIKESWDEWDGRGGSRVDNQLTFDHFYNGFMAPYFGCYRCEDSQQGLKAMDMDQDGMIDWFEFRHFLIWAGRQHPKVESSQELLDIAFRDGLIPAMNDEMNKKK; this comes from the coding sequence ATGAGTTTACCATTTTACTCCGACATTGAAAAGAAAATGTCCGCAGTTAACAAGGACAAAGAGAGATTGAAGAACTTGGAACTGTTTGTTCTCGACATCTCTTTGCGAGAGACAACCGTAGCTACTCTAAAGGCGCACACTATCGAGAACAAGCGGGCAATCTATGAAGAAATTAAGAAATGTGGGTTCAAGTACTTCATCGTGGAATCTTTCAACCATCAGACAAGAATTGGAGATCTGTTCTTGAAGGAACTTATTGCACAAGGTGAAGACCTGTCCAAGGCATTTGCCTTCTCAGAACTGTGGGAGAAGATTGTTGATAAAGTTCCGCAGCCTGACATCCCAATTGGAATGTTGAAATGTAAAGAGTTTGGCATAAAGAACGTGTTCATTGAGTTTGATCTGATGTATTATAAGATTGATTATAATAAGATGAACATGGATGAAGTTTGCaagtatttgaaaaaaaagattGACTGGATTCGAGCAAATATTTCCAAAGATTCACTGATTTTGCTCAACTTTAGAGATTTGTCCACAACCATGATGAAGTATCCTGAACGTGTCAGACATGTTGTCAACTATCTCTCCAGTCTTCCTAAGGAAGAAAGAATTCTTGGTTTAGCATTTGAAGATCTTGGTGCAGTACTGCCAGAGCAGCTAGGAGCTTGGACACTTGCTATCAAGAAAGAGATGAAAAGATGTGGATGGAAAGATGGACAACTTTTGTTCCACCAGCATGAGCAGTGGGGTTTAATGCATGCAGCTAACCTGGAAGTCCTTGCATCAGGAGCTACAGGTGTGTGGGCAGGCTTATGCATAGAGGGCGCTGCACTTGGCCATGCCGATACTTGTACTGCCATTTTGAATCTGATCAGACTTGGAAACACAAAAGTCTTGAAGCAATACAACTGCAAATATCTCAGAAAAGCAGCTATCAGGGTCACCAAAGCTGCCACTGGTGGTAAAAAGCCAAATCCTAAGCAACCAATCTACGGTGAAAGGGCAACTGACTTGGTGTTTGGATTCATTTTCTCAGATCCCACAGCCCAGGGGGGATTCAACATGGCCGATTTCTTTGGAATGAAACAAGAAGTTCGAATTACAAACATGGCGAATGCAGATATGGTACTGATGAAACTCAAAGATGTGTTTGGAGAAGATCCACAATTTACACTTGAAATGGCAGGAAAGATGAAGGAGCAGATGTTGAAAAATGTTTCAGATGGCAGAAAGGAAGAATATAACAGTAAAGTAGGACTTGCCATGTTGTTTGATCAAGCTGGTGGGAAGTTGACAAAAGAGATGGCCGACGTTATTGCAGAGGGTACCAAGAACTCTTCCTTCATCAACACACTCATAGATGAGATTAAGGAATCTTGGGATGAATGGGACGGAAGAGGTGGCAGCAGGGTAGATAACCAACTGACCTTTGACCATTTCTATAATGGCTTTATGGCGCCGTACTTTGGTTGCTATCGCTGCGAAGACAGCCAACAAGGCTTGAAAGCTATGGATATGGACCAAGATGGCATGATTGACTGGTTTGAGTTTAGACACTTCTTGATTTGGGCTGGAAGACAACATCCCAAAGTTGAAAGTAGTCAAGAGCTTCTTGACATTGCGTTTAGAGATGGTCTTATCCCAGCTATGAatgatgaaatgaataaaaaaaaataa
- the LOC140054118 gene encoding uncharacterized protein: MSEILSKLEKKLQRSISSLKPTFCSDVKKGMHEVNVELERLKTMELFVLDNSLRETTVASLRAHTIENKRAIYEEIKKCGFKYFMVESFIHQTRIGDLFLKELIAQGEDLSKAFAFSEVWEKIVDKVPQPDIPIGMLKCKEFGIKNVFLEIDLMYYKIDYNKMNMDEVCKLLKERIDWIRANLSKDSMIVINFRDFTTSMIQYPERVGHVINYLSSLQKEERIFGLAVEDLGAGMPEQLAAWINAMKKEMERCGWKDGQLLFHQHEQWGLMHSANLKALGAGATGMWAGLCIEGAALGHADSCTAILNLIRLGNKTVMEQYNCPYVRQAAINVTKAVTGMKPNPKQPIYGDRATDLVYGFIFSDPTANGGFDMAEFLGVEREVRITTMANEEMILMKLNDVFGEDPQFTLEIAGQMKQQIVQNAADGRKEEYNSELGLSMLFDQAGGKLTEKMAGIIAEGNKNLPHINTLIEEIKETWNEWDGRDGVVDDQLTFDNFYIGFMAPYFGCYRCEDSQLGLRALDMDQDGMIDWFEFKHFLIWAGRQHPEIKTSQELLDIAFRDGLIPAMKDEMDRNKNKAANSE, encoded by the coding sequence aTGAGCGAAATTCTCAGCAAGTTGGAGAAAAAACTTCAACGTTCCATATCATCGCTAAAACCGACGTTTTGTTCAGATGTTAAAAAAGGCATGCATGAGGTAAATGTGGAGCTTGAGCGGCTGAAGACCATGGAACTGTTTGTTCTTGACAACTCTTTGCGAGAGACAACCGTAGCTTCTCTTAGAGCACACACTATCGAGAACAAGCGGGCAATCTATGAAGAAATTAAGAAATGTGGATTCAAATACTTCATGGTGGAATCTTTCATCCATCAGACAAGAATTGGAGATCTGTTCTTGAAGGAACTTATTGCCCAGGGTGAAGACCTGTCCAAGGCATTTGCCTTCTCTGAAGTGTGGGAGAAGATTGTGGATAAAGTTCCTCAGCCTGACATCCCAATTGGAATGTTGAAATGTAAAGAGTTTGGCATAAAGAACGTGTTCCTTGAGATTGACCTGATGTATTATAAGATTGATTATAATAAGATGAACATGGATGAAGTTTGCAAGTTGTTAAAGGAGAGAATCGACTGGATTCGAGCTAATCTTTCCAAAGATTCTATGATTGTGATCAACTTCCGAGATTTCACAACATCAATGATTCAGTATCCAGAACGTGTTGGACATGTCATCAACTACCTGTCCAGCCTTCAGAAAGAAGAAAGAATCTTTGGTTTAGCAGTTGAAGATCTCGGTGCTGGTATGCCAGAACAGTTAGCTGCATGGATAAATGCTATGAAAAAGGAGATGGAAAGATGTGGATGGAAAGATGGACAACTCTTGTTCCATCAGCACGAGCAGTGGGGTTTAATGCATTCAGCTAACCTAAAAGCACTTGGAGCAGGCGCTACTGGGATGTGGGCAGGCTTATGCATAGAGGGCGCTGCACTTGGTCATGCTGATAGCTGTACAGCCATTCTAAACCTTATCAGACTTGGAAACAAGACTGTTATGGAGCAATATAACTGTCCATATGTTAGGCAGGCAGCCATCAATGTTACCAAAGCTGTCACTGGTATGAAGCCAAACCCTAAGCAACCGATTTATGGTGACAGAGCAACCGACTTGGTATATGGTTTCATCTTTTCGGACCCCACGGCAAATGGTGGATTTGACATGGCAGAATTCTTGGGAGTAGAGCGTGAAGTTAGAATCACAACTATGGCAAATGAAGAAATGATTCTGATGAAATTAAATGATGTTTTTGGAGAAGACCCACAGTTCACGCTGGAGATTGCTGGACAGATGAAACAACAGATTGTACAAAATGCTGCGGATGGCAGAAAGGAAGAGTATAACAGTGAGTTAGGGCTTTCCATGTTGTTTGATCAGGCTGGCGGGAAACTGACTGAAAAGATGGCAGGAATCATTGCTGAAGGTAATAAGAATTTGCCTCATATCAACACTCTTATTGAAGAGATCAAGGAAACCTGGAATGAATGGGACGGAAGAGATGGTGTGGTGGATGACCAACTGACCTTTGACAACTTCTATATTGGTTTCATGGCGCCGTACTTTGGATGCTATCGCTGCGAAGACAGTCAATTGGGCTTGAGAGCTTTGGATATGGACCAAGATGGCATGATTGACTGGTTTGAGTTTAAACACTTCCTGATATGGGCTGGGCGACAACATCCTGAAATTAAAACAAGTCAGGAGCTGCTCGACATCGCGTTTAGGGATGGTCTTATTCCAGCTATGAAGGATGAAATGgacagaaataaaaataaggctGCAAACTCAGAATAA